In Silene latifolia isolate original U9 population chromosome X, ASM4854445v1, whole genome shotgun sequence, the following proteins share a genomic window:
- the LOC141618543 gene encoding uncharacterized protein LOC141618543 — protein sequence MGTKGGLWVGWKASLDLSCIVKCPNYVLLKVTESSLKFWYLCCVYGEPKKSKRAQVCSALEHYISTLDSHFLILGDFNQIEFLDDKLGGSQGTPYGAQAFSEWKARNGLSDVAFKDPKYTWCNHRKGHGRVYERLDKCLASSSWQSHFPNTGIKHLPIQASDHAPIILDTEFFSSKSRRPFKMEACSALVDAFDGKDVAKYEEIHAKYLEFNKAAAIYWKQRSKINWIKEGFQGIMSPVSRVLQVCGYMRRTIFVNVLMITLKTYMLPHLIRNLLIPFFSKYIDIFAHICHKLSPDQQEKLSKPYTRKEVRCAVFQLGPTKSPGPDGIPALFYQKYWYHIKDDVTNAVLSMLTTGHILKSFNSTNIALIPKVSSPETVDQFRSISLCNVIMKIVTKCVCNRLKPFMSFLVGDFQNGFIPGRNISDNILVSHELFHQISKKTTGKQGLLAFKIDMSKAYDRLSWNFLKATLVSMNFPPSLITLIMNCVSSVTYSTLLNGVVGVPKAGIRQGDPISPYLFALCTETFSQMIQDAQQRRLLKGIKMCRQAPMISHLLFADDSIFFLEAQQQNCKNLMHIIDYYCEASGQCLNPSKSAVTLSPNRTLRNTQKCIKLLRVSAKKDLGVYLGLPTDFGSSKKLIFATLIEKVRKRIISWNNINLTPAGRLTLICSVLSSLSIYSLSAFQMPISVSNKIDSMLSHFWWSGSNERGSLHWSSRLFISSPKSMGGLGIRNVRCLNQSLLAKVSWRMIQNPDSLVSDITIKPTISVCQLQNNRGEWDVPLVHSICGEQVAPLVLSIALPPEDFQDSLYWTKTNDVKMWKPMPTYSATAPSPQEFGLHLLWRIAHLETDLCSSLRLISEEGSMNASIMSDHNRCGSLSCNYSHEDDLDTTNIRNFYPYFLIGTHLCSTSIRIKCDASWNPSLRATAGWLFQDNNGTMIHTGSSRFWASTPLQAEAMTLKLAISKAISCGYRHIDASSDCLSLILQVSGHATMDQAAKATLLSLQSMFLQLHCFSISHCPRNLNRVAHSIAKSAMV from the exons ATGGGGACTAAGGGAGGTCTGTGGGTTGGTTGGAAGGCTTCCTTAGATTTGTCTTGTATTGTTAAATGTCCTAACTATGTACTTCTCAAAGTGACTGAAAGTAGTCTTAAGTTCTGGTATCTTTGTTGTGTCTATGGTGAACCAAAGAAAAGCAAGCGTGCGCAAGTATGTTCTGCTCTGGAACACTACATAAGTACTCTCGACTCCCATTTCCTTATTTTGGGCGATTTCAATCAGATTGAATTCCTAGATGATAAGTTAGGAGGCAGTCAAGGTACTCCTTATGGTGCACAAGCCTTCTCTGAATGGAAAGCTAGAAATGGTTTATCTGATGTTGCCTTTAAAGACCCTAAATACACTTGGTGTAATCATAGGAAAGGACATGGGAGGGTTTACGAACGTCTTGATAAATGCTTAGCTTCTTCTTCTTGGCAAAGTCATTTCCCAAATACGGGTATCAAACACCTACCTATTCAAGCTTCGGATCATGCTCCAATCATTCTTGATACGGAATTCTTTAGTTCGAAAAGTCGGAGACCGTTTAAGATGGAAGCTTG CTCTGCATTGGTTGATGCTTTTGATGGTAAAGATGTTGCCAAATATGAGGAGATTCATGCCAAATATTTAGAATTTAATAAAGCTGCAGCAATTTATTGGAAACAAAGATCTAAGATTAATTGGATCAAAGAAG GTTTTCAAGGAATTATGTCGCCGGTATCAAGAGTTCTTCAAGTTTGTGGGTATATGAGGAGGACGATATTCGTCAATGTTTTGATGATCACTTTAAAGACTTATATGCTTCCGCATCTGATCAGGAATCTTTTGATTCCTTTTTTTTCTAAGTATATTGATATATTTGCCCACATCTGTCATAAGTTAAGTCCTGATCAGCAAGAGAAGTTATCTAAGCCATATACCAGGAAGGAAGTTCGGTGTGCTGTTTTCCAGTTAGGACCAACGAAATCTCCTGGTCCTGATGGAATTCCAGCTTTATTTTATCAAAAGTATTGGTATCATATTAAAGACGATGTCACAAATGCAGTGTTATCTATGTTGACAACGGGCCATATTCTGAAATCCTTTAATAGCACAAATATTGCCCTGATCCCAAAGGTATCATCTCCAGAAACTGTTGATCAATTCCGCTCTATCAGCTTATGTAATGTCATCATGAAGATTGTTACGAAGTGTGTTTGTAATCGCCTCAAGCCATTTATGTCGTTCCTTGTTGGGGATTTCCAGAATGGTTTTATTCCAGGGAGAAATATAAGTGATAATATTCTTGTTTCTCACGAATTATTCCATCAAATTTCAAAGAAAACGACGGGAAAGCAAGGTTTATTAGCCTTTAAGATTGATATGAGTAAAGCATATGATCGTCTCTCATGGAATTTCTTGAAAGCAACTCTTGTTAGTATGAATTTCCCGCCCAGTTTAATTACACTTATTATGAATTGTGTTTCATCAGTCACATATTCTACCTTGCTAAATGGAGTGGTTGGGGTACCGAAAGCTGGAATTCGTCAAGGAGATCCTATTTCTCCTTATCTTTTTGCCTTATGTACGGAGACCTTCTCTCAAATGATTCAAGATGCCCAACAACGGCGTTTATTGAAGGGCATTAAAATGTGTCGTCAGGCTCCTATGATTTCTCACCTTCTCTTTGCGGATGATTCAATTTTTTTCCTTGAGGCACAGCAGCAAAATTGCAAAAATCTAATGCATATTATTGATTACTATTGCGAAGCATCAGGTCAATGTTTGAATCCTTCTAAATCTGCTGTTACTCTTAGCCCTAACCGCACCCTTCGAAATACTCAAAAATGTATCAAATTATTACGTGTCTCTGCAAAAAAGGATTTGGGTGTTTATTTAGGGTTGCCAACGGATTTTGGCTCTTCGAAAAAATTGATCTTTGCAACTCTTATAGAGAAAGTGCGTAAAAGAATCATAAGCtggaacaatattaatctaactcCTGCTGGAAGGCTTACTCTTATTTGTTCGGTTCTGTCTTCACTATCTATTTATTCTCTATCGGCATTTCAAATGCCGATAAGTGTGAGTAACAAGATTGATTCTATGTTATCACATTTTTGGTGGAGTGGTTCGAATGAGCGAGGCAGCTTACATTGGAGTAGTAGATTATTTATTAGTTCACCAAAGTCAATGGGAGGCTTGGGTATCCGTAATGTGCGCTGTTTAAATCAAAGTTTGCTTGCAAAGGTTTCATGGCGGATGATTCAGAACCCTGATAGTTTG GTTTCAGATATTACAATTAAACCGACTATTTCAGTTTGCCAACTTCAAAACAATCGTGGAGAATGGGATGTTCCATTAGTCCATTCTATTTGTGGTGAGCAGGTTGCCCCGTTGGTTCTTTCTATAGCTCTTCCACCCGAGGACTTCCAAGATAGCCTTTACTGGACAAAGACAAATGATG TCAAAATGTGGAAACCAATGCCCACTTATTCCGCGACTGCTCCTTCTCCTCAAGAATTTGGTTTGCATCTCCTTTGG AGAATTGCACACTTAGAAACTGATTTATGCTCTTCTTTGAGACTTATTTCTGAGGAAGGCTCAATGAATGCTTCGATCATGAGTGATCACAATCGATGTGGGAGTCTTTCTTGTAATTACTCCCATGAAGATGATTTGGATACTACTAACATTCGGAATTTCTATCCCTACTTTCTAATTGGTACTCACCTTTGCTCGACTTCTATTCGTATTAAGTGTGATGCTTCTTGGAATCCTAGTCTAAGAGCGACGGCGGGATGGCTTTTCCAAGATAATAATGGAACTATGATCCATACTGGCTCCTCCAGGTTTTGGGCATCTACCCCTTTACAAGCGGAAGCTATGACACTCAAACTTGCGATTTCTAAGGCCATTTCTTGTGGTTATCGACATATTGATGCCTCTTCCGACTGTCTAAGTTTGATCCTCCAAGTCAGTGGTCACGCTACTATGGATCAGGCTGCTAAAGCTACTTTGTTATCCTTGCAATCTATGTTTTTGCAACTTCATTGTTTTTCAATAAGTCACTGTCCTAGGAATCTTAATAGGGTCGCTCATTCCATTGCTAAATCAGCTATGGTCTGA